The genomic region catcgtcgcccgccgccccgacccGGTCCACGAGACCGTCACGcacctccagctcgccgggATCCGCGCCTTCGGCCTATCTGCCGacgtgcgcgacgccgaggccatccaCGACGCCGTACTGcgcgaccacggcggcgtgcccgacatcctcgtcaacgccgccggcatcaacCCGCGGCCGCACATGGACACCATCAGCCTCGCCGACTGGGACGAGACCCTGGCCGTCAACCTCACGGCGCCGTTCGCGCTGGGGCAAAAGTTCGgccccgccatggcggcgcgaggcagCGGGCGCGTCATCAACGTCGTCAGCCAGCAGGCCTTTAGGGCGTTTGGCAACAGCGGCGCGTACGGCGCCTCCAAGGGCGGCCTCGTGTCCCTGACGCGgtcgcaggccgaggcctgGTCGCCTCGGGGCGTCCTTTGCAACGCCGTGGCACCGGGTCTCGTGGacacggcgatgacgactgGCGTCATGGCCGACGAGACGAAGGCGAGAGCGCACGCGTCGAGGACCATGATTGGGAGGAACGGTGTGCCCGAGGACTTTGCGGGCATCGCCGTGTATCTCGCGAGCGAGGCAAGCAGGGCGGTGACGGGACAGGTGTTTTTTGTCGATGGAGGTTACTCGGCGACATGACGTGCTCTCCTCTGGAGTATGTGGGATATCACATTCAAGTTACGGCGTAGCGCGCGGTTCTGCCCTCAGCTGCCCTTTTTGTATATCAACTCCGAGATCCCGCTGGTGAAAAGGCATGTTGGACATGCCCCGTATTCTGCAGTCCATCCCGCAGAGGGCGGTGCGTCGCAGCTCCTGCGCCATAAGCCAAACTTAAAGCATGACCGAGGACGGACCTGACTCCTCAGCGCAGTTCGCTGATGATGATATACATACCCGTGCCTCGCGGGACGCCTTGCcagcggccgaggacgattccgccgccgacgccagtGAGGCTCGACCCGCCCAGAGCCTCCAGTGGAAACGCGTCGTCCCTAAAGAACGACACTGGATCTTGCGGGGCGGTGCTCAGGAATCAGCACTACTATTTAGGGAGGGCACTTGTGTCGTTAGACAGCATTGGGGTGACATTGAGCTCGCCACCTGTGCCTGGAACGAGTCCTCTACACGACGTACGACTGGACCAGGCATGAAGTCTCGGCTCGGGCTTCATACAGCGCTCCAGCTCATAAATGTTCGCAGCGGACGGGGCTAATCCCTGGAGCTGACAGTGACGTCAGACTGGCTGGTTagccgcccagccgccatcgacggggTTTCTCGAGGACGCGAGGCAAACGGCACTCCGCTAATGAACATTCCTCACAAGAACCCCCGAAAGTCTCCCTACCACCAGCGTAAGGGTAAAGCATCTTGGGACGTAGCATCACGCGCAGGAGCATACACCGTACACAGAATACCTTTTGCTGTCTCACTACCCTACGAATACTCACTTCCTGCCCGTCACCAGCTTGCCCGCACGAtacgcgcccgccgtccgtcctcAGAATGGCTCAACTGGCCCccgtccagcgccagctgggCGTCTTCGACAAGTTCATCGCGCAAAACACCGAGACCTTGGTGCTCAAAGAAAAGGTGCTCTCCTTGTCCGGCGATAGCTTCGACATCAGCCTAGCCAACGGGCAGCCCATCTTCAAGATCCAGGGACGCCACATGTCCATCTCCGGACGCAAGACGGTGACGGACATGCAAGGCAACCATCTTTTCGACATTGTCAAGGAGCACATGCACATACACTCCACGTACGCAGCCGAGGATCCGCAGGGCAACAAGATTTTGCAGGTCAAGAGCTCGTTTAAGCGTATGTCtttgctctctctctctctctctctctctctctctctctgccttgCTGCAAGGggtgaaaaaaaaaaggctgCTAACACTGCGCACGCGCTGGGGAAAAAAGTCATTGGCAGCAAGGCCACCGCCGAATTCCAGTCGCGAGACGGACAGTGGCAGACG from Purpureocillium takamizusanense chromosome 12, complete sequence harbors:
- a CDS encoding uncharacterized protein (EggNog:ENOG503PB62~COG:Q), which produces MAATSSIRAGASYLESLFGLAGRVAVVTGGSSGIGREMATALGMAGATVVIVARRPDPVHETVTHLQLAGIRAFGLSADVRDAEAIHDAVLRDHGGVPDILVNAAGINPRPHMDTISLADWDETLAVNLTAPFALGQKFGPAMAARGSGRVINVVSQQAFRAFGNSGAYGASKGGLVSLTRSQAEAWSPRGVLCNAVAPGLVDTAMTTGVMADETKARAHASRTMIGRNGVPEDFAGIAVYLASEASRAVTGQVFFVDGGYSAT
- a CDS encoding uncharacterized protein (COG:S~EggNog:ENOG503P4T1) yields the protein MAQLAPVQRQLGVFDKFIAQNTETLVLKEKVLSLSGDSFDISLANGQPIFKIQGRHMSISGRKTVTDMQGNHLFDIVKEHMHIHSTYAAEDPQGNKILQVKSSFKLIGSKATAEFQSRDGQWQTLTMSGNWRDTRADIVCKNTGAVVARIDRQLLNARQLFGGQQTYALIVAPGVDMALMVALCVALDEKNNEG